A genome region from Dolichospermum compactum NIES-806 includes the following:
- the ruvC gene encoding crossover junction endodeoxyribonuclease RuvC, translated as MKKRILGIDPGLATVGFGAIDWQQSQTKEQQTTVQMVDFGVIRTSADMEMSQRLCTLFDDLHTVMEDLQPDLVAIEKLFFHRMANTIIVAQARGVLMLVLGQRKLPYVEFAPPQIKQALTNYGKADKAEVQEAVMRELDLDEIPRPDDAADALALALTASFQL; from the coding sequence ATGAAAAAACGAATTTTAGGAATAGATCCAGGACTAGCAACTGTGGGATTTGGGGCAATTGATTGGCAGCAAAGTCAAACAAAAGAACAACAGACAACGGTACAGATGGTTGATTTTGGCGTAATTCGCACCAGTGCCGATATGGAAATGAGTCAACGACTATGTACATTATTTGACGATTTACACACCGTCATGGAGGATTTACAGCCGGATTTAGTAGCCATTGAAAAATTATTCTTTCATCGTATGGCAAATACCATTATTGTAGCACAAGCCAGGGGTGTACTTATGTTAGTTTTAGGACAGCGTAAACTCCCTTATGTGGAATTTGCACCTCCCCAAATTAAGCAAGCTTTAACGAATTATGGTAAGGCAGATAAGGCAGAAGTGCAAGAAGCTGTGATGCGGGAATTGGATTTAGATGAAATTCCTCGACCTGATGATGCGGCAGATGCTTTAGCGTTAGCATTAACGGCTTCGTTTCAGTTGTGA